A single window of Aspergillus oryzae RIB40 DNA, chromosome 8 DNA harbors:
- a CDS encoding uncharacterized protein (predicted protein) yields the protein MFLLLIKLATYAAAVAAQVDSSSPFSFTSKGNPILSNGSWYSGDPAPLVVNDTLYIITGRDSAPPDENAFVMNQWGMLASSSANPEGGTWTLYPDVADPQAVFAWAEPGSAYAAQVVQGHDSRFYMYAPVTQADSANEDAFAIGVAVSDSPTGPFQDAHPSGPIISQSVPPPGNTIQNIDPTVLVDDDGHVYIYFGTFGQLLGYQLDPDMVTVASNVTQVTSLTGYFEAPWLMKRQDVYYMLFAANNAGADSPCTPTSYHACIAYGTASSPMGPWTFQDVILPIVSSTTSHPGAVEWNGEWYLVYHTADAVGGGHFRRSVAFDKLIWDDSQAPAKINVVQQTFGPKSPSPPTHNVAPRAVASSVHSTPIQYWVQALNDGIIRENPLPPDYWCSYEATDSPQTSTLVYTWNETVQLNGTSMVFFADHAAGANEGVAPPQEWYIEYKDGSGTWQRAANTSSYPLEVTDTPDVVAFETVDTVAIRAILVASGAQGQYAGVGVKEWEALSTTLHSY from the coding sequence GGGTCGTGGTATTCCGGGGATCCTGCCCCGTTGGTCGTCAATGACACGCTGTATATCATCACGGGACGCGACAGCGCTCCTCCGGATGAGAATGCTTTCGTGATGAACCAATGGGGGATGCTggcctcatcatctgcaaaTCCGGAGGGAGGTACGTGGACGTTGTATCCCGACGTCGCTGACCCTCAGGCCGTGTTTGCGTGGGCCGAACCCGGCAGCGCGTATGCGGCGCAAGTGGTCCAGGGTCATGATAGCCGATTCTACATGTACGCTCCGGTGACTCAGGCCGATAGCGCTAACGAAGATGCATTTGCGATCGGCGTGGCCGTCTCGGACTCTCCAACGGGCCCTTTCCAGGATGCTCACCCCTCGGGCCCGATCATCTCCCAGTCGGTGCCACCACCCGGCAATACCATCCAGAATATCGATCCGACCGTTCTGGTTGACGATGATGGACATGTGTACATCTACTTTGGGACTTTTGGGCAGCTGCTTGGCTATCAACTCGATCCGGATATGGTTACAGTGGCATCGAATGTTACGCAAGTCACCAGCCTGACGGGTTACTTTGAGGCGCCCtggttgatgaagaggcAGGACGTGTACTACATGTTGTTTGCAGCAAACAATGCTGGGGCTGATTCTCCCTGTACGCCAACCTCGTATCACGCCTGTATAGCCTACGGAACCGCGTCATCTCCAATGGGCCCCTGGACGTTCCAGGATGTAATTCTCCCGATTGTATCCTCAACGACTTCTCACCCGGGAGCGGTGGAGTGGAATGGTGAATGGTATCTGGTATACCACACGGCCGACGCCGTTGGAGGAGGTCATTTTCGCCGTAGTGTCGCCTTTGATAAACTCATCTGGGACGATAGTCAAGCTCCTGCCAAAATCAATGTTGTACAACAGACATTTGGTCCCAAATCGCCTTCCCCGCCCACTCACAATGTGGCCCCACGAGCGGTAGCAAGTTCTGTACACTCGACGCCGATTCAGTACTGGGTCCAAGCCTTGAACGATGGAATCATTCGAGAGAACCCTTTACCACCAGACTACTGGTGCTCCTATGAGGCAACAGACTCCCCCCAAACCAGCACGCTTGTTTATACCTGGAATGAAACGGTTCAGCTTAATGGCACATCGATGGTGTTCTTCGCTGAtcatgctgctggagctAATGAAGGTGTTGCTCCTCCTCAGGAATGGTACATCGAGTACAAGGACGGTTCGGGTACATGGCAACGGGCTGCGAACACCTCGTCGTATCCCCTGGAAGTGACCGATACGCCCGATGTAGTGGCGTTCGAAACGGTGGATACTGTTGCAATCCGCGCAATCTTAGTCGCATCGGGTGCCCAGGGTCAATATGCCGGTGTTGGTGTGAAAGAATGGGAGGCTTTGTCCACCACCCTGCACTCGTATTGA